In Clostridia bacterium, a single genomic region encodes these proteins:
- a CDS encoding copper-translocating P-type ATPase: protein MDTLIALGTLVSWLTGPASFFFPVASYAGVAAMIMAFHLTGRYVEEVAKGRSSQAIRRLLEVGAKTARVLRNGSEVEVPVEAVAVGDLMVVRPGEKIPTDGVVAEGEGAVDESMATGEPLPVYKKPGDEVIGATINREGLLKVRATRVGRDTFVAQVIRLVEEAQGSKVPVQELADRITGVFVPVVLMLAAATLVLWLAFPQGMSWFARAGAFLPWVNPSLGTVTLAVVAAVAVLVIACPCALGLATPTTLLVATGLGAQHGILFRSGAALQALKGVKAVVFDKTGTLTRGEPEVTDLVPLPGGDEASLLRLAASAEGGSEHPLGRAVVRRAHSEGLSLSEPTEFRAFPGKGVAARLEDRRVVVGSRPFLEEQGVEVGELLPRAEALEAEGKTVLFVADLDPQPRALGLVALADTLKEDAAAAVAELRRLGLAAALVTGDNRRTAEAVARRLGIERVVAEVLPDGKVAEIRKLREELGPVAFVGDGINDAPALAQAEVGIALGTGTDVAIEAGEVTLVRGELSGVVEALNLSRAAFRKIKQNLFWAFFYNLIMIPLAVVGWMHPLLAEAAMAVSSVTVVTNANRLRRVDIRPAYFRR, encoded by the coding sequence GGGCACGTTGGTATCCTGGCTGACCGGTCCGGCCTCTTTCTTCTTCCCCGTGGCCAGCTACGCCGGGGTGGCGGCCATGATCATGGCCTTCCACCTCACCGGCCGCTACGTGGAAGAGGTGGCCAAAGGCCGCTCCTCCCAGGCCATCCGCCGGCTGCTGGAGGTCGGGGCCAAGACCGCCCGGGTGCTCCGCAACGGGTCGGAAGTGGAAGTGCCCGTGGAAGCGGTGGCGGTGGGCGATCTTATGGTAGTGCGGCCGGGGGAGAAGATCCCCACCGACGGGGTGGTGGCGGAGGGCGAGGGCGCGGTGGACGAATCCATGGCCACCGGCGAGCCCTTACCGGTCTACAAAAAGCCGGGGGATGAAGTCATCGGCGCCACCATCAACCGGGAGGGGCTGCTTAAGGTGCGGGCCACGCGGGTGGGCCGGGATACCTTCGTGGCCCAGGTGATCCGGCTGGTGGAGGAAGCCCAGGGCTCCAAGGTGCCGGTGCAGGAGCTGGCCGACCGCATAACCGGGGTTTTCGTCCCCGTGGTGCTGATGCTGGCGGCGGCCACGCTGGTTCTCTGGCTGGCCTTTCCCCAGGGCATGTCCTGGTTTGCCCGGGCGGGGGCCTTTCTTCCCTGGGTCAACCCGAGTCTGGGCACGGTAACTTTAGCGGTAGTAGCGGCGGTGGCGGTGCTGGTCATCGCCTGCCCCTGCGCCCTGGGCCTGGCCACCCCCACGACGCTCTTGGTGGCCACGGGGCTGGGGGCGCAGCACGGCATACTCTTTCGCTCCGGGGCCGCCCTCCAGGCCCTCAAGGGGGTTAAGGCGGTGGTCTTCGACAAGACCGGCACCCTCACCCGGGGCGAGCCCGAGGTGACGGACCTGGTTCCCCTGCCGGGCGGGGACGAGGCCTCCCTCTTGCGTCTCGCCGCCTCGGCCGAGGGTGGTAGCGAGCACCCCCTGGGCCGGGCGGTGGTGAGGCGGGCCCATTCTGAGGGGCTCAGCCTGTCCGAGCCCACCGAATTCCGGGCCTTTCCCGGCAAGGGCGTGGCGGCCCGCCTGGAGGATCGCCGGGTAGTGGTGGGCTCCCGGCCGTTTCTGGAAGAGCAGGGAGTGGAGGTTGGCGAGCTCCTGCCCCGGGCGGAGGCTCTGGAGGCCGAGGGAAAGACGGTGCTGTTTGTGGCGGACCTGGACCCGCAGCCGCGGGCGCTGGGCCTGGTGGCGCTGGCCGATACCTTGAAGGAAGACGCCGCCGCCGCGGTGGCCGAGCTGCGCCGCCTGGGCCTGGCCGCGGCCCTGGTCACCGGCGATAACCGGCGTACCGCCGAGGCCGTGGCCCGCCGCCTGGGGATCGAGCGGGTAGTGGCGGAGGTGCTGCCGGACGGCAAGGTGGCGGAGATAAGGAAGCTGCGGGAGGAGTTGGGCCCGGTGGCCTTTGTGGGCGACGGCATTAACGACGCCCCCGCCTTAGCCCAGGCGGAGGTGGGCATTGCCCTCGGCACCGGCACGGACGTGGCCATCGAAGCCGGGGAGGTGACCCTGGTCCGGGGAGAGCTTTCCGGGGTGGTGGAGGCCTTAAACCTTAGCCGGGCGGCCTTCCGCAAGATCAAGCAGAACCTCTTCTGGGCCTTCTTCTACAACCTAATAATGATCCCCCTGGCGGTCGTCGGCTGGATGCACCCGCTCTTGGCCGAGGCGGCCATGGCGGTTTCTTCGGTAACGGTGGTGACCAACGCCAACCGCCTGCGCCGGGTCGACATCCGCCCCGCCTATTTCCGGCGGTAG